One Ranitomeya variabilis isolate aRanVar5 chromosome 4, aRanVar5.hap1, whole genome shotgun sequence genomic window, CAAGGAGTTCTTTCCTTCGTGAATAGTTTATACGACCCCTTGGGATTTGTAGCTCCAGTAACCATCCAAGGAAAGCTGATGCTcagggacttcacccaagacactactgattgggatgatccacttccagcagaaaaggctgacatgtgggcagagtggaggaagtctcttgaagccctgaccaaccttcgtgtgaaacgaccgtatgctcctgtccacagaggtcaaaacgcaaagactttgtattttctgtgatgcatcagtcaaagcgattgcagcagtagtgtacctcaaaaccatagacgtaagcggacagtgccatatcgggttcgttatgagccggacaaaattggcgccacttcgtgaacacacgatacccagactggaactctgtgctgctgtccttgcagttgagttggccgaactgatctctgatgcgatgagtctgaagatcaaggatgcagagttctacaccgatagcaaggtggtactggggtacatctgtaacgagacaTGACGCTTCTACGTCTACGACAGCAACCGGGTACTTCAgataagaagatccaccggccctaatcagtggcactacgtacctactcaccacaatcctgcggaccacgcgactAGATCTGTTGCATccagttatctgaaggacactacatggttcacaggtcctccctctttgtaccgttcgatgccccacatcagcaggcctgatactttcgaactagtgggtccagacacagatgaagagatccgacctcaagtgtctgctctacatacagagacttcaagctgtcacctcgaatctcaccggttcagcaggttctccacATGGAAGTCACTTGTTCAAGCTATAGCctatttcatgtaacccagtcctacaagtcaacactacctgatagcccgagaccttgtaaaggttggcatcactgcaggcttgcgtttactgctcccgacctggaaagagccaaggttataatacttcgtgtcgtacaaagagaaacttatggcagagaaatagacaacctcaacaagggacaaaccattcctgaagtcagtgggctgaggaagctcgatccgattgtcgatcaggatgggctgctgagagtcggAGGCCATCTTCAAGAAGCGgaggtagaagtttcagagaagcacccggtaataattcctggatgtcatcacgtaacaaccctgctaattcaacatcatcatgtcttagtgagacaccaaggccgtttttttactgaaggaaacctacgggcggctggactatggatagttggagcaaagagaagagtgagcaaactcatctacgactgtgttacgtgtcgcaaactccggggcacattccaaaatccgaagatggccaatcttccacccgacagactcagtactgaaccccccttcaccaacgttggactagatgtattcggtccttggtctgtggctacacgacggactaggaaaatacttacagaagcaaagtgttgggcagttctattcacgtgtctgtccatcagagccgttcatatcgaTGTAATCAaatcgatggacacatcaagttttataaacgcacttcgacgcttcatcgcaatcagaggccctgtgaagcatattcgttctgaccgaggtacgaattttgtcggagcggcaagagaactccaaatcccttccaatctggacatcgctaatgtggaaaggtatctaggcgagcaaggatgtacctggactttcaatctaccacactcttcgcacatgggaggtgcgtgggaaaggatgatagggatagcacgcaaaatactagactctatcttcttgcaagctaacaccagacttacacaagagagtttaaccacgttcttggcagaggtctcagccatcatgaatgccaggccactgacagcactttttagtgattccggagatccatccatccttactccggcgatgttactcacacagaaaacctgtgtcccgaaagctccactcggagaattcaatgacaaagacctctacagacgacaatggaggcaagtacaaagcgtgtccaacgtcttctgggatagatggaggaaacagtatctctccactctgcaaaccaggacaaagtggcaaaaagaccgcccaaatattcaatctggcgatgttgtactcatcaaagacagtcagtcacatCGGAACGAGTGGCCTCTCGGCCTAGTCGtcaagacccttcccagcaaagatgggaaagtgcggaaagtagaggtcagagtgtgcaagcttggggagaacaaactgttcctcaggcccgttaccgagcttgtattattattttccccaaaggaacctaattgtggcatctgttgacgccaagcggggagtgttctgcccatcttaatgtgcagaaagttaattgtcatgttattcaagttatggccactggaggtcattagttgtctacttttcatgttgtttaccaactttccctcagaagagcaatgccttctgggtaagttccgccctcattcttcttgtggaagacaagcttcagtagccatttctcctcaggactgaagggaggcacacgtgctcctgtctcacttactttcctacccctgtcctaacggatctcggtacgtttataaagggttaaatgcatcttatgtttgtgttagtatctgagccttatgcagatcctatagtctgatatagttaggtagattgtgctctgcagcttgcagttaggttaatgtatgtttactctgcatgtagacagatgcatctttgtatagaatagggcagtgctgttagaattactgtgtaatgcactctgtataattctagctgtaatgtcccagttatttatgtgattgcaccctgtatgtgcatatactgatatgctgttattctttacagtttttcaccagtcatccactatgattattcactgaacatccactttgtacatcaacatcattcactattcgatcatctgctatgaatactatccaccattgttgttcaacgttatagtttatgttatcatcaccctaataaataagacttgagcttcaatacagtctgtttaatgggatgtggatgaaggtttagccgtatgttggaatccacacagcatcctacgtggaggaaggcagaacaacaccccttaccctaatcccaacggtaaccctaaccacacccctaaccctgacacacccctaaccctaatcccaaccctattcccaaccgcaaatgtaatccaaaccctaactttagccccaaccctaactgtagccttaaccctagccccaaccctaaccctagcaataaccctagccctaaccctagcaataatcctaaccctaaccctagcaataaccctagccctaaccctagcaataaccctagccctaaccctaaccctaatgggaaaatggaaaaaaatacattttttttatttttccctaactaagggggtgatgaaggggggtttgatttacttttatagcgggttatttagcggaattttatgattggcagccgtcacacactgaaagacgctttttattgcaaaaaatattttttgcgttaccacattttgagagctataatttttccatatttgagtccacagagtcatgtgaagtcttgttttttgcgggacgagttgacgtttttattggtaacatttttgggcacatgacattttttgaccgctttttattccgatttttgtgaggcagaatgatcaaaaaccagctattcatgaatttcttttgggggaggcgtttataccgttccgcgtttggtaaaattgataaagcagttttattcttcgggtcagtacgattacagcgatacctgttatgatcctggtggcaaggaccacaaaactgacctgataggtaaaccaaataaagacaagctctgggagtgtggtaactatactgaccgcaagccTGTACCTATCgacaccacactataggcagccgtggagctttCCTGAcaaggcctagacgcctcttcacagcctgagaaactagctacccctagagagaaacaaagcctcacttgcctcagagaaattaccccaaagttatagacagccccccacaaataataacggtgagttaaggggaaaacacaaa contains:
- the LOC143768916 gene encoding uncharacterized protein LOC143768916; the encoded protein is MEVTCSSYSLFHVTQSYKSTLPDSPRPCKGWHHCRLAFTAPDLERAKVIILRVVQRETYGREIDNLNKGQTIPEVSGLRKLDPIVDQDGLLRVGGHLQEAEVEVSEKHPVIIPGCHHVTTLLIQHHHVLVRHQGRFFTEGNLRAAGLWIVGAKRRVSKLIYDCVTCRKLRGTFQNPKMANLPPDRLSTEPPFTNVGLDVFGPWSVATRRTRKILTEAKCWAVLFTCLSIRAVHIDVIKSMDTSSFINALRRFIAIRGPVKHIRSDRGTNFVGAARELQIPSNLDIANVERYLGEQGCTWTFNLPHSSHMGGAWERMIGIARKILDSIFLQANTRLTQESLTTFLAEVSAIMNARPLTALFSDSGDPSILTPAMLLTQKTCVPKAPLGEFNDKDLYRRQWRQVQSVSNVFWDRWRKQYLSTLQTRTKWQKDRPNIQSGDVVLIKDSQSHRNEWPLGLVVKTLPSKDGKVRKVEVRVCKLGENKLFLRPVTELVLLFSPKEPNCGIC